In the genome of Gammaproteobacteria bacterium, one region contains:
- a CDS encoding DUF1499 domain-containing protein, which translates to MPIFSCSGKRPTDLGRSDSGLAPCPDTPNCVSSDSPDPSHHVPPLTFNRSQETAWAKLVSVVTGLPRTRIVVQSDTYLHAECSSAVFGFVDDLEFDLRGADGIIAVRSAARLGSSDLGVNRRRVEKIRRLLVEQEGAL; encoded by the coding sequence ATGCCGATTTTCTCCTGTTCAGGTAAACGGCCAACCGACCTGGGGCGCTCCGACAGTGGTTTGGCCCCCTGCCCGGACACGCCCAACTGTGTCTCGAGCGACAGCCCCGATCCCTCGCATCATGTGCCACCGCTGACCTTTAACCGGTCACAGGAGACTGCCTGGGCAAAGCTGGTCAGCGTGGTGACAGGCCTTCCAAGGACGCGGATAGTCGTTCAATCGGACACCTACCTTCATGCCGAATGCAGCAGCGCCGTCTTCGGGTTCGTCGATGATCTGGAGTTCGATCTTCGGGGGGCGGACGGCATCATTGCCGTGCGCTCGGCCGCACGACTCGGCAGTTCCGACCTTGGCGTCAATCGCCGACGGGTCGAGAAGATCCGCCGGCTCCTAGTGGAACAAGAAGGAGCTTTGTAG
- a CDS encoding HdeD family acid-resistance protein translates to MAQEITTGVPPEVETFFGEVGKYWGWMLALGILFIVLGTIGLGMPVFVTGVSILFLGALLLVGGGVQLVNAFQCKGWKSVIWHVLIALLYIAAGAIMVFEPLRSALPLTAMLGGLLLGIGVLRIIMGFQQRGEKGWGWLVFAGIVSLVLGGIILAQWPVSGLWVIGLFVAIEMIFHGWSYVFLALAARQAAKAGKDGNAAGQAEPA, encoded by the coding sequence ATGGCTCAAGAGATTACAACAGGTGTCCCCCCCGAAGTGGAGACCTTTTTTGGCGAGGTTGGCAAGTACTGGGGCTGGATGCTCGCGCTTGGCATCCTGTTCATTGTGCTCGGCACCATCGGGCTCGGCATGCCCGTGTTCGTCACCGGTGTCAGTATCCTGTTTCTCGGCGCACTGCTGTTGGTCGGCGGCGGGGTTCAGCTCGTGAACGCATTCCAATGCAAGGGATGGAAGTCTGTCATCTGGCACGTACTGATCGCGCTGCTGTATATCGCTGCCGGTGCGATTATGGTGTTCGAGCCCCTGCGTTCGGCGCTTCCCCTGACGGCCATGCTCGGCGGCCTGCTGCTCGGCATCGGCGTGCTGCGTATCATCATGGGGTTCCAGCAACGAGGCGAGAAAGGCTGGGGATGGCTGGTGTTCGCGGGGATCGTCTCCCTGGTCCTCGGCGGGATCATCCTGGCACAGTGGCCGGTCTCCGGGCTTTGGGTCATCGGTCTGTTCGTGGCGATCGAGATGATATTCCACGGCTGGTCGTATGTGTTCCTGGCGCTGGCTGCGCGTCAGGCAGCCAAAGCAGGCAAGGACGGCAATGCCGCAGGGCAGGCCGAACCCGCCTGA
- a CDS encoding glycerate kinase, translating to MKILVLPDSFKESLSATRFCEIAEAVIDRRLPGSNVVALPMADGGEGTAEALVIGTRGEFVRIPVTGPMGETVSARYGLLGDGTTAIVEMAEASGLPLVPEGSRDPLRATSRGTGELIVDALDRGVRRIVLALGGSATNDAGAGALAALGIDFRDAQGDEVGGDAVSLNRLRTVSMAQQDPRLKATELIIASDVTNPLLGERGATYTYGPQKGADGGQLRVLEDALANFAGITTLETGRDERETPGAGAAGGMGFGILSYCNASIVSGFDVVADAYGLQERLVRQRFDLIITGEGAINLQSVQGKLIGRIAELGRRREIPVIALAGAIQGDVSELYRLGLTSMSSILDEPMSLDDAMRQAEPLLEKKLVDLCSLFDRFIGKGSRTA from the coding sequence GTGAAGATCCTGGTGTTGCCGGACTCCTTCAAGGAAAGCCTTTCGGCGACCCGTTTCTGCGAGATCGCCGAGGCTGTCATTGATCGACGGCTGCCTGGATCAAACGTCGTGGCCCTGCCGATGGCGGACGGTGGAGAGGGTACCGCTGAAGCGCTGGTCATCGGCACCCGCGGAGAATTCGTGCGGATCCCGGTCACGGGCCCCATGGGCGAGACGGTCTCGGCGCGCTACGGTCTTCTCGGTGACGGCACCACGGCGATAGTGGAGATGGCCGAGGCCTCAGGTCTTCCCTTGGTCCCCGAGGGGTCGAGAGATCCGCTCCGAGCCACCTCGAGGGGAACCGGTGAACTGATCGTCGATGCACTCGACAGGGGTGTGCGCAGAATCGTCCTGGCACTGGGCGGTTCAGCCACCAACGACGCGGGCGCCGGCGCGCTCGCCGCCCTGGGAATCGATTTTCGCGACGCGCAGGGTGACGAAGTGGGAGGTGATGCAGTCTCGCTCAATCGTCTGAGAACGGTATCAATGGCACAGCAGGACCCGCGCCTGAAGGCGACCGAACTGATCATCGCCTCCGACGTCACCAATCCTTTGCTGGGCGAGCGCGGCGCGACATATACCTATGGACCCCAGAAGGGCGCGGACGGCGGGCAGTTGCGCGTCCTGGAAGACGCCCTGGCCAACTTCGCCGGGATCACGACCCTTGAAACCGGCAGGGACGAACGCGAGACACCCGGCGCCGGGGCCGCCGGCGGCATGGGGTTCGGTATCCTGAGTTACTGCAACGCGTCAATCGTGAGCGGATTCGACGTCGTCGCCGATGCCTACGGACTGCAGGAACGGCTCGTCAGACAAAGATTCGACCTGATCATCACGGGTGAAGGTGCGATCAACCTCCAGAGCGTGCAGGGAAAGCTGATCGGGCGTATCGCGGAACTCGGCCGCCGGCGCGAAATACCCGTTATCGCCCTGGCAGGCGCGATACAGGGCGACGTGTCGGAACTTTACCGACTCGGCCTGACCAGCATGTCCAGCATCCTGGACGAGCCGATGTCCCTGGACGACGCCATGCGCCAGGCCGAGCCGCTGCTCGAGAAAAAACTGGTCGACCTCTGCTCGCTGTTCGATCGGTTCATCGGCAAGGGGTCGCGGACCGCATAG
- a CDS encoding AAA family ATPase — protein MPSPVEPILKLSLLGGFQLFGADGVEVPIPARKAKALLALLAMIPGERRSREALASLLWEVSGDAQARHSLRQALASLRKALPETDPPILSADTDSIQVAPGTIEVDALRLEQLAESTDSQDLCRAAAMYQGEFLEGFNPRSVAFEDWLMQVRIRLHERSLAVLTSLAEEETAAGRLESATRLSLKLLSLDPLREDIHRRLMELYVRQGRHGAALRQYRICRGALERQLGVEPEAATEKLYRNLLSRRDTEAPAPELPDVATPVAGESPPPARGNAGTAELRQAAVLVTNLADFGKLAALLDAEQLYELLTRYYSRVDQVVSRCGGKVVRQFSETVMAAFGVPRTQGNDVERGLRAATEAIRAIGDTRCPGEEAALAMGAGLTTGRVLVAMSPSLAQAEPILTGAAVNEAVRLAAQARAGELLLGDSAYQGIAERVAAERVRDEGSNPGNSPWRFRDFLGEDADTGPAPIVGRVKERRQFEATLDACIETDCGQVFLVRGEAGIGKTRLVTEFMRLANGLGFLAHRALILDFGSTGAGGALRSLARQMLHLKSRTAGLSVHAAIRNAVETGMFSVDEEAALHDLLGATLPVSLKSQLDARGAAERRAGQLAALARLALRSSEVAPRLLVIEDIHWADRSTMDALARLAEVANEGRVMLVMTSRVEGEPLDPAWRGAMHGTPLTTIDLAPLGENDAMQLARSITGTDDATARHCVGRSGGNPLFLEQLLRTTRESPSFVPDSVQSIVWARLDGLSASDRQAAQAAAVLGQRFDPAPLCFLVEDEAYRLEGLLEQRLVKPESDGYLFAHALIRDGIYASILPSRRRELHLKAADWYRLRDPVLRARHLLCIGDAAAGAACLEAARRETSAWRYDSALDLIAHGLELEPEDGEGERFSLLNLRGVVLLECGRVDEALASQEAAHAAATGPLDRCRARIDAAAGLIVKDRHEDALQALAEVESTAEAAGCRDELARIHYHRGNVLFPLGRIDECLQSHKRALELARQIESRELEARALSGLGDAWYLCGRMITAHSHFDQCVRLCRQFGFGRIEMPNLAMRGICNFYRLRIDDALNDARDAARMAQHAGNPRDEALARDIVATVLITTGRHEAAFTEATRALSLTASLGAGLFHAEVKSMLGRLAAASGDMEGGIRLVLEAWDTCREHGLAYAGPMILGILARVTDDSDRRRWALEEGERLLQTDSVSHNFLYFYEAAIAVSLADGNWDAAEYYAIKLDRYTRDEPLPLSRFIIDYGRSLARAGRGERNDALRRTLAGLADQAQQAGLEPWRHDLECAMTELAV, from the coding sequence ATGCCATCGCCAGTCGAACCCATCCTGAAACTGTCTCTGCTTGGCGGGTTTCAGTTGTTCGGCGCCGACGGGGTGGAGGTGCCGATCCCGGCCAGGAAGGCCAAGGCCCTCCTGGCGCTGCTGGCGATGATACCGGGCGAGAGGCGCTCGAGGGAGGCGCTGGCGTCGCTGCTGTGGGAGGTCAGCGGCGATGCGCAGGCCAGACACAGTCTCCGTCAGGCACTGGCGTCGTTGCGAAAGGCCCTGCCCGAAACCGATCCCCCGATCCTGTCGGCGGATACCGACTCGATCCAGGTCGCGCCCGGCACCATCGAGGTCGATGCCCTGCGCCTCGAGCAGCTTGCCGAATCGACCGATTCTCAAGACCTCTGTCGTGCCGCCGCAATGTACCAGGGTGAGTTTCTCGAGGGATTCAATCCACGCTCCGTGGCATTTGAGGACTGGTTGATGCAGGTGCGTATCCGCCTGCACGAAAGATCGCTGGCCGTACTCACCAGCCTGGCGGAGGAGGAGACCGCCGCGGGGCGGCTCGAGTCCGCGACACGGCTCTCGCTCAAGCTGCTGTCGCTGGATCCGCTGCGCGAGGACATTCATCGAAGACTCATGGAGCTCTACGTCCGTCAGGGCCGCCACGGTGCGGCGCTGAGGCAATATCGGATCTGTCGCGGTGCGCTCGAACGACAACTCGGTGTCGAACCGGAGGCCGCGACCGAGAAGCTGTATCGAAACCTGCTGTCCCGCAGAGACACCGAAGCGCCGGCCCCGGAGCTCCCCGATGTCGCGACACCGGTAGCGGGAGAATCCCCTCCGCCCGCGCGGGGGAATGCCGGAACCGCGGAACTGCGACAGGCTGCGGTGCTCGTCACGAACCTCGCGGACTTCGGCAAGCTGGCTGCTTTACTGGACGCCGAGCAGCTCTACGAGTTGCTCACCCGCTACTACTCACGGGTCGATCAGGTGGTTTCCCGATGCGGCGGCAAGGTGGTCCGGCAGTTCAGCGAGACCGTCATGGCGGCCTTCGGTGTCCCGCGCACACAGGGAAACGACGTGGAGCGCGGTCTGCGCGCCGCGACCGAGGCGATCCGGGCGATCGGGGACACGCGGTGTCCCGGCGAGGAAGCGGCACTTGCGATGGGCGCGGGACTGACCACGGGTCGGGTGCTGGTCGCGATGTCGCCGTCCCTCGCCCAAGCGGAGCCGATCCTGACCGGAGCCGCGGTCAACGAGGCGGTTCGGCTCGCGGCGCAGGCAAGGGCGGGAGAACTCCTTCTGGGCGACAGCGCGTACCAGGGTATCGCGGAACGGGTCGCCGCCGAACGCGTTCGCGATGAGGGGTCGAATCCCGGAAACTCGCCGTGGCGCTTCAGGGATTTCCTGGGCGAGGACGCCGATACGGGTCCGGCTCCCATCGTTGGGCGGGTAAAGGAAAGGCGCCAGTTCGAGGCGACGCTTGATGCCTGCATCGAAACGGACTGCGGACAGGTCTTCCTGGTCCGTGGCGAGGCAGGGATTGGCAAAACCCGGCTCGTGACCGAGTTCATGCGCCTGGCTAACGGCCTCGGTTTTCTCGCGCATCGTGCCCTGATCCTGGATTTCGGGTCCACCGGAGCGGGCGGTGCGCTGCGGTCGCTGGCGCGGCAGATGCTGCACCTGAAATCCCGCACCGCCGGCCTGTCGGTACACGCGGCGATCCGCAACGCCGTCGAGACCGGAATGTTTTCCGTCGACGAGGAGGCGGCCCTGCATGACCTTTTGGGTGCCACCCTGCCGGTCTCGCTGAAATCTCAGCTTGACGCCCGCGGTGCCGCGGAGCGCCGCGCTGGACAATTAGCGGCCCTGGCCCGTCTTGCCCTCAGGAGCAGCGAGGTGGCACCGAGGCTTCTGGTCATCGAAGATATCCACTGGGCAGACCGCTCGACCATGGATGCGCTCGCCCGGCTCGCCGAGGTGGCCAACGAGGGCAGGGTGATGTTGGTCATGACCTCGCGCGTGGAAGGTGAACCGCTCGACCCCGCCTGGCGCGGCGCGATGCACGGCACTCCCCTGACCACCATCGATCTCGCACCGCTCGGCGAGAACGACGCCATGCAGCTCGCCCGTTCGATCACCGGCACGGACGACGCAACCGCGAGACATTGTGTCGGCAGGTCCGGGGGCAACCCGCTGTTCCTGGAGCAATTGCTGAGGACGACCCGTGAGTCCCCGTCTTTCGTCCCCGACTCGGTGCAGAGCATCGTCTGGGCGCGCCTGGACGGGCTCTCGGCCAGCGACCGGCAGGCGGCGCAGGCGGCCGCCGTGCTGGGACAGCGATTCGACCCCGCTCCCCTGTGTTTCCTCGTGGAAGACGAGGCCTACCGTCTCGAGGGACTGCTGGAACAGCGTCTGGTGAAACCCGAATCCGATGGCTACCTGTTCGCCCACGCCCTGATCCGGGACGGGATCTACGCCTCCATTCTGCCGTCACGGCGCCGGGAGCTGCACCTCAAGGCGGCGGATTGGTATCGGCTGCGGGATCCGGTACTGCGTGCCCGGCACCTTCTCTGCATCGGGGACGCCGCGGCCGGGGCGGCCTGTCTCGAGGCGGCCAGGCGAGAGACCTCGGCATGGCGCTACGATTCTGCCCTGGATTTGATCGCACACGGACTCGAACTGGAGCCAGAAGACGGGGAAGGGGAGAGATTCTCACTGCTGAACCTCCGTGGCGTCGTGTTGCTCGAATGTGGTCGTGTGGACGAGGCGCTGGCATCCCAGGAGGCGGCACACGCCGCGGCAACGGGCCCGCTCGATCGGTGTCGCGCCAGGATCGACGCGGCGGCGGGATTGATCGTCAAGGACCGCCACGAGGACGCGCTGCAGGCGCTGGCCGAGGTTGAATCCACCGCGGAGGCCGCCGGCTGCCGGGACGAACTGGCGCGCATTCACTATCATCGCGGCAATGTGCTGTTTCCCCTCGGGCGGATCGACGAGTGCCTGCAGTCGCACAAACGCGCCCTCGAACTCGCGCGGCAGATAGAATCCAGGGAATTGGAGGCCAGGGCACTGAGCGGACTGGGAGACGCCTGGTACCTGTGCGGCCGGATGATCACCGCGCATTCTCATTTCGACCAGTGTGTGCGACTGTGTCGCCAATTCGGCTTTGGCAGGATCGAGATGCCCAATCTCGCCATGCGCGGTATCTGCAATTTCTACCGCTTGAGGATCGACGATGCCCTGAATGACGCCCGCGATGCCGCCCGGATGGCCCAGCATGCGGGAAACCCGCGCGACGAGGCGCTGGCCCGCGACATCGTCGCGACGGTGCTGATCACCACCGGGAGGCATGAAGCGGCGTTCACGGAGGCCACCAGGGCCCTGTCACTGACCGCAAGCCTCGGCGCGGGGCTCTTCCATGCCGAGGTGAAATCCATGCTGGGCCGCCTGGCCGCGGCAAGCGGGGACATGGAGGGCGGTATCCGGCTGGTGTTGGAAGCCTGGGACACCTGCCGGGAACACGGACTCGCCTACGCGGGTCCGATGATCCTGGGCATTCTGGCACGTGTGACCGATGATTCCGATCGTCGGCGGTGGGCCCTGGAAGAGGGAGAACGCCTGCTGCAGACCGATTCGGTCAGCCACAATTTTCTCTATTTCTACGAAGCGGCCATTGCCGTCAGCCTGGCAGACGGGAACTGGGATGCGGCGGAGTACTATGCGATCAAACTGGATCGCTACACTCGCGACGAACCCCTGCCCCTGAGCCGATTCATCATCGACTATGGACGCTCGCTGGCCAGGGCAGGACGGGGAGAGCGCAACGACGCCCTGCGCCGGACCCTGGCCGGACTCGCCGACCAGGCGCAGCAGGCAGGGCTTGAGCCGTGGCGGCATGACCTGGAATGCGCCATGACCGAACTTGCGGTCTGA
- a CDS encoding H-NS histone family protein: protein MAAIDLTRLSEKELDKLSSDIAKELKHRQEEERKRVLKEMKELAASIGSTVEELVGAGTPKKRRIPAKYRNPKDSSQTWTGRGKQPRWIRDELASGKNLTDLLAA, encoded by the coding sequence ATGGCAGCGATAGATTTGACCCGCCTTTCCGAAAAGGAACTTGACAAACTTTCCTCGGACATTGCCAAGGAACTCAAGCACAGGCAGGAGGAAGAAAGAAAGCGGGTATTGAAAGAGATGAAGGAACTCGCCGCATCCATCGGATCGACGGTCGAGGAACTGGTGGGTGCGGGTACTCCGAAGAAGCGCCGTATACCGGCCAAGTACCGGAATCCCAAGGACAGTTCGCAAACCTGGACCGGCCGTGGGAAACAACCCAGGTGGATTCGGGATGAACTGGCCTCAGGTAAGAATCTGACCGATCTTCTGGCGGCCTGA
- a CDS encoding phosphorylase translates to MSTSLIDQPGMLWERVVETTASARASGALQPVTARLEIVEQERIRFQVRILTAIAHKIEAARAQSEASVRQGHYVDPFQPWEPTLYVADASATHVCLLNKFNLVDHHLLIVTRAFEHQMSPLTAVDFESAWRCLAEYEGLAFYNAGRIAGASQEHKHLQMIPLPLPGSDTDLPLGAWISHAAACGGLSENRELPFRHVISGVDPQWLYDPVSGGQEALSVYHEMRARSGLRSEFTAGARQLPPYNLLLTRNWIMFVPRCEAPVGPAEVNALGFVGALLARDDDELQTIRDSGPLTVLEKAGLPRKLG, encoded by the coding sequence ATGAGCACATCACTGATCGATCAACCGGGCATGCTCTGGGAACGGGTCGTGGAAACCACGGCGTCCGCTCGAGCCAGCGGCGCACTGCAGCCCGTCACGGCACGGCTGGAGATCGTCGAACAGGAGCGGATCCGGTTTCAGGTGCGGATCCTGACGGCGATCGCGCACAAGATCGAGGCCGCGAGGGCACAGAGTGAAGCCTCCGTTCGTCAGGGTCACTACGTCGATCCCTTCCAACCCTGGGAACCGACCCTCTATGTCGCCGATGCCTCGGCCACGCACGTCTGCCTGTTGAACAAGTTCAACCTGGTCGACCACCATCTGCTGATCGTCACGCGTGCGTTCGAGCACCAGATGTCGCCACTGACCGCGGTCGACTTCGAATCGGCGTGGCGTTGCCTCGCTGAGTACGAGGGCCTCGCCTTCTACAACGCGGGACGCATCGCCGGGGCGAGCCAGGAACACAAACACCTGCAGATGATCCCACTGCCGCTGCCCGGCTCGGATACGGACCTTCCGCTGGGAGCCTGGATATCCCATGCCGCGGCATGCGGCGGATTATCCGAGAACCGGGAACTACCGTTTCGGCACGTCATATCCGGCGTGGACCCACAATGGTTATATGATCCGGTCAGTGGGGGGCAGGAAGCCCTGTCTGTGTACCACGAGATGCGGGCGCGCTCGGGTCTCCGGTCCGAATTCACGGCGGGAGCACGTCAGTTGCCGCCCTACAATCTGCTCCTGACCCGAAATTGGATTATGTTCGTTCCCCGGTGCGAAGCCCCCGTGGGGCCTGCCGAGGTGAATGCCCTCGGATTTGTCGGCGCCCTACTGGCGCGGGACGATGACGAACTGCAGACGATTCGGGATTCAGGCCCACTCACGGTTCTGGAGAAAGCAGGCCTCCCCCGAAAACTCGGATGA
- the shc gene encoding squalene--hopene cyclase codes for MAMDAALGWLDAHQDDSGFWVGMLESNYCMEAEWLLAMHFLGVRDQTREDAIIRGMLEAQREDGAWEIYHDAPSGDINTTVECYAALRSTGMPADDPALAKARDWILSHGGLREVRVFTRYWLALIGEWPWEKTPNLPPEIIFFPLWVPFNIYHFASWARATLVPLCILSSRREVRPLPADRRLDALFPEGRERQDYALPRKGGGIWDRFFRLTDRILHAYQHLGITPWRSLAVRQCTEWVIRHQDADGAWGGIQPPWIYSLMALNAEGYPLSHPVLRKGLDALDAHWSYERGGALHIQASESIIWDTWLSLLAMHDCGRSLRDTSSMVRGFDWVLRQQVIAPGDWQVKVRGVAPGGWAFERANLAYPDVDDTAVALIVLALVRTDSDDRARIDESTRRALDWTLAMQCRNGGWAAFDRDNDKQILTRIPVSDFGEALDPPSADVTAHVLEALGLLGMNATHPAVSRGLTFIRNEQETDGSWFGRWGVNHIYGTAAVLPALRAIGEDMSQDYIRKAADWIAEHQNDDGGWGESCASYMDIAWRGRGKSTASQTGWALMALLALDNDDHREAIESGVDYLISTQLEGTWDEPEYTGTGFPGYGVGARTDLGETDLSERLHQGGELQRGFMINYNLYRHYFPLMALGRARTFLESHAPSEH; via the coding sequence ATGGCTATGGACGCGGCCCTGGGATGGCTGGATGCACATCAGGACGATTCCGGGTTCTGGGTCGGGATGCTGGAATCCAACTACTGCATGGAGGCGGAGTGGCTGCTGGCGATGCACTTCCTGGGTGTGCGCGACCAGACGCGCGAGGATGCGATCATCCGCGGCATGCTCGAGGCACAGCGTGAGGACGGCGCCTGGGAGATCTACCATGACGCCCCTTCGGGCGATATCAACACGACCGTCGAGTGCTACGCCGCGTTGCGCTCGACCGGTATGCCAGCCGACGATCCTGCGCTGGCGAAAGCCCGGGATTGGATCCTGTCTCACGGCGGTCTGCGTGAGGTACGGGTCTTCACCCGTTACTGGCTGGCATTGATCGGTGAATGGCCGTGGGAAAAGACCCCGAATCTCCCGCCCGAAATTATCTTCTTCCCCCTCTGGGTGCCCTTCAACATCTACCATTTCGCCTCCTGGGCGCGCGCCACGCTGGTACCCCTGTGCATCCTCTCATCGCGGAGAGAGGTGCGCCCTCTCCCCGCGGACCGACGTCTCGACGCGCTGTTCCCCGAGGGACGGGAGCGCCAGGACTATGCCCTGCCCAGGAAGGGTGGCGGCATCTGGGACCGTTTTTTTCGCCTCACCGATCGGATTCTGCACGCCTATCAGCATCTCGGCATCACGCCATGGCGGAGTCTGGCGGTTCGCCAGTGCACGGAATGGGTCATCCGCCACCAGGACGCCGACGGCGCCTGGGGCGGTATCCAGCCTCCCTGGATCTACTCGCTGATGGCCCTGAACGCCGAGGGGTATCCCCTTTCGCATCCGGTGCTCCGAAAGGGGCTGGACGCCCTGGATGCCCACTGGTCGTATGAGCGAGGCGGTGCTCTGCACATCCAGGCCAGTGAGTCGATCATCTGGGACACCTGGCTCTCCCTGCTGGCGATGCACGATTGCGGGCGTTCGCTGCGGGATACGTCATCGATGGTGCGGGGTTTCGACTGGGTGCTTCGGCAGCAGGTGATCGCGCCCGGCGACTGGCAGGTCAAGGTCCGCGGCGTGGCTCCCGGCGGCTGGGCCTTCGAGCGGGCCAACCTGGCGTACCCCGATGTGGACGACACCGCCGTGGCCCTGATCGTGCTCGCGTTAGTTCGAACGGATTCCGACGATCGCGCCCGGATCGACGAATCCACACGCCGCGCTCTGGACTGGACGCTCGCGATGCAGTGCCGCAACGGCGGCTGGGCAGCGTTCGACCGGGACAACGACAAACAGATCCTGACGAGGATCCCTGTCAGTGACTTCGGCGAGGCGTTGGACCCGCCCAGCGCGGACGTGACAGCGCACGTCCTCGAGGCGCTCGGTCTGCTCGGGATGAACGCCACCCATCCCGCGGTATCCCGTGGTCTGACGTTCATCCGCAACGAGCAGGAGACCGACGGAAGCTGGTTCGGCCGCTGGGGGGTCAATCACATCTACGGCACCGCGGCGGTGCTCCCTGCGCTGCGCGCCATCGGTGAGGACATGTCGCAGGACTATATCCGCAAGGCCGCCGACTGGATCGCCGAACATCAGAACGACGACGGGGGCTGGGGCGAAAGTTGTGCCTCGTACATGGACATCGCCTGGCGCGGCCGGGGCAAGAGCACGGCGTCGCAGACCGGGTGGGCGCTGATGGCTCTGCTGGCGCTGGACAATGACGACCACCGTGAGGCCATCGAATCCGGTGTAGATTACCTGATCTCCACGCAGCTTGAAGGCACGTGGGACGAACCGGAGTACACCGGGACTGGTTTTCCGGGCTACGGAGTCGGCGCGAGGACGGATCTCGGGGAGACCGACCTTTCCGAGCGCCTGCACCAGGGGGGCGAGCTGCAGCGAGGGTTCATGATCAACTATAACCTGTACCGTCACTACTTCCCGCTGATGGCCCTGGGACGCGCAAGGACATTTCTCGAATCACACGCCCCTTCAGAGCATTAG
- a CDS encoding AI-2E family transporter: MTNANHGQPVSAGMDRPVEVAIRLGLIFLIALWCLMIVRPFIDPIMWGIVIAVAAHPLYAQLESRLGHRRKLAATLFTFLALLLIIVPVVMLSGSMVDTVGAVSEGLKDGTLRVPPPPDGVADWPLVGEQLHALWAMASTNLEGALNQIAPQLKSVGNWLVSAAAGAGAGILKFLIAIVIAGVLLVNAEGGRRAARAIGTRFVGPRGPEFADLAGATVRSVAQGVLGVAFIQSILAGIGLLVADIPGAGIWALLVLLLAIVQLPPLLILAPIAFYAFGAMETLPAVLFTIYALFVSMSDTFLKPMLLGRGVDIPMLVILLGAIGGMMLSGIIGLFVGSVVLALGYKLFMAWLEGGPAPSAGTMPAAE; encoded by the coding sequence ATGACAAACGCGAACCATGGTCAGCCTGTTTCCGCCGGCATGGACCGACCCGTCGAGGTCGCGATCCGTCTCGGACTCATCTTTCTGATCGCCTTGTGGTGTCTGATGATCGTTCGGCCGTTCATTGACCCGATCATGTGGGGCATCGTCATCGCGGTTGCGGCGCACCCCCTTTACGCGCAGTTGGAGAGCAGGCTCGGGCACCGCCGCAAGCTGGCGGCGACACTGTTCACCTTCCTCGCGCTCCTGTTAATCATCGTGCCGGTCGTCATGCTTTCCGGTTCGATGGTGGATACTGTCGGCGCGGTGTCAGAAGGACTTAAAGACGGGACGTTGCGGGTACCGCCACCACCGGATGGCGTGGCGGACTGGCCCTTGGTCGGTGAGCAGTTGCACGCCCTCTGGGCCATGGCGTCGACCAACCTGGAGGGAGCCCTGAACCAGATCGCGCCACAGCTCAAATCTGTCGGCAACTGGCTGGTTTCCGCTGCAGCGGGGGCCGGCGCCGGCATTCTAAAGTTCCTGATCGCGATCGTCATCGCTGGCGTGCTCCTGGTCAATGCGGAAGGGGGGCGACGCGCGGCGAGGGCCATCGGGACGCGGTTCGTCGGACCGCGTGGGCCGGAATTCGCCGATCTGGCGGGTGCAACGGTCCGCAGTGTCGCGCAGGGCGTACTCGGCGTGGCGTTCATCCAGTCGATACTCGCCGGTATCGGGCTGCTGGTGGCCGATATCCCCGGCGCTGGGATCTGGGCCCTGCTGGTGCTGCTGCTGGCGATCGTGCAACTTCCACCGCTGCTGATCCTGGCGCCGATCGCGTTCTACGCATTCGGCGCCATGGAGACCCTGCCCGCGGTGTTGTTCACCATCTATGCACTGTTCGTATCCATGAGCGATACCTTCCTCAAGCCGATGCTGCTGGGCCGGGGGGTCGATATCCCCATGCTCGTGATTCTCCTCGGTGCGATCGGCGGCATGATGCTGTCGGGTATTATCGGCCTGTTTGTCGGCTCGGTCGTCCTGGCGCTGGGATACAAGCTGTTCATGGCTTGGCTGGAAGGTGGTCCGGCGCCCAGCGCGGGGACCATGCCCGCCGCAGAATAG